The following are from one region of the Eubacterium sp. MSJ-33 genome:
- a CDS encoding L-lactate dehydrogenase yields the protein MGNNKVNAKKAVMIGCGFVGSASVFALMQSGLFTEIALIDADRNKAEGEAMDISHGIPFASPMRIYAGDYDDVADAGIVIISAGAGQKPGETRLDLVNKNVAIFKSIIPEIAKRKFDGILLVVANPVDILTQVAIKLSGLPEQRVIGSGTVLDSARLKYKLGEHLSVDSRSVHAFIVGEHGDSEVVAWSSANVSGVELSEMCEMRGHYQHKENTREIADAVKNSAYEIINRKHATYYGIAMSVRRICEVIMRDEKSILPVSHMIHGAYGIEDVVLSMPAIVGADGVETDIPIKLSGEEALKLKESADALKEILASLEL from the coding sequence ATGGGAAATAATAAAGTAAATGCAAAAAAAGCGGTTATGATCGGCTGTGGATTTGTGGGATCGGCATCCGTCTTTGCTTTGATGCAGAGTGGATTATTCACAGAGATTGCATTGATTGATGCGGACAGGAACAAAGCGGAGGGAGAGGCAATGGATATCAGCCATGGAATCCCATTTGCTTCACCGATGCGGATTTATGCAGGAGATTATGACGATGTAGCGGATGCGGGAATCGTGATTATCTCCGCGGGGGCCGGACAGAAACCGGGGGAGACAAGACTGGATCTGGTGAACAAGAATGTTGCAATTTTTAAGTCTATTATCCCGGAGATTGCAAAGCGGAAGTTCGATGGAATCCTGCTTGTGGTAGCGAATCCGGTCGATATTCTGACACAGGTGGCAATCAAATTGTCCGGACTTCCGGAGCAGAGGGTGATTGGTTCCGGCACAGTGTTAGACAGTGCCAGACTGAAATATAAGCTTGGTGAACATTTGTCTGTGGACAGCCGGAGCGTGCATGCGTTTATCGTGGGCGAACATGGCGACAGCGAAGTCGTTGCATGGTCATCTGCAAATGTCTCCGGTGTGGAATTAAGCGAGATGTGCGAGATGCGTGGACATTATCAGCATAAGGAAAATACGCGGGAGATTGCAGATGCAGTCAAGAACAGTGCATATGAAATTATTAACCGGAAGCATGCAACGTATTATGGAATCGCGATGTCTGTAAGGAGAATCTGTGAGGTGATCATGCGGGATGAGAAATCCATCCTGCCGGTTTCGCACATGATACATGGTGCGTATGGCATCGAGGATGTGGTGCTGAGTATGCCTGCGATTGTCGGTGCAGATGGCGTGGAGACAGATATTCCGATCAAGTTAAGCGGCGAAGAGGCTCTGAAATTAAAGGAATCGGCAGATGCATTGAAAGAGATTCTTGCATCGCTGGAGTTATAG
- a CDS encoding alpha/beta hydrolase, whose amino-acid sequence MINVAEITKRGAENKELPPWVNMRHAWMVNDGLRDKDLEYPENVVQIKNFDYKKKLDAERFAAILDSWKMDKQRELLYASSGDASDIDSDSYVSNSLFDLCVPASYMGDSDKAYPVIVSVHGGGWFYGDKELYSHYCCHLAQSGFVVVNFNYRLSPQNKYPSAIEDVAYLVKYIDDHARVFGLDMNRFFMLGDSAGAQLTAQYCIAASNQEYREKLDYFTYDKRPARICLNCGAYDMGKRDDTILDWYLRKENSLVVSKEQYQLFMEQLAYMNIDFPETYLMYSENDDLRFHTIELDKRMNDIGVAHVTRAFGAGHPESGHVFHLNLRNPDGIQCNVEECSFFKNK is encoded by the coding sequence ATGATAAATGTAGCAGAGATTACGAAGCGAGGAGCGGAGAACAAAGAACTTCCGCCATGGGTGAATATGCGCCATGCGTGGATGGTGAATGACGGATTGCGCGACAAAGATCTGGAATATCCGGAAAATGTTGTACAGATCAAAAATTTTGATTATAAGAAGAAATTGGATGCAGAGCGGTTTGCTGCGATTTTGGATAGCTGGAAGATGGATAAGCAAAGGGAGCTGTTGTATGCATCATCCGGGGATGCATCGGACATTGATTCAGACAGCTATGTATCGAACAGTCTGTTTGATCTTTGTGTGCCGGCATCCTATATGGGAGACTCGGATAAAGCATATCCGGTGATTGTCAGTGTGCATGGTGGTGGCTGGTTTTATGGAGATAAAGAACTGTATAGCCATTATTGCTGTCATTTGGCACAGAGCGGATTTGTAGTTGTGAATTTTAATTATCGTTTGTCACCGCAGAATAAATATCCGTCTGCTATAGAGGATGTGGCATATCTCGTAAAATATATTGATGATCATGCGCGGGTGTTTGGTCTGGATATGAATCGGTTTTTCATGTTGGGAGATTCGGCGGGAGCACAGCTTACTGCGCAGTATTGTATTGCTGCGTCAAATCAGGAATATCGGGAGAAACTGGATTATTTTACCTATGATAAACGACCAGCCAGAATCTGCTTGAATTGTGGTGCATACGATATGGGAAAGCGGGATGACACGATTTTAGACTGGTATCTTAGAAAAGAGAATTCACTTGTTGTGTCCAAAGAACAGTACCAGTTGTTTATGGAGCAGTTAGCTTATATGAATATAGATTTCCCGGAAACATATCTGATGTACAGTGAAAATGATGATCTGCGGTTTCACACGATAGAACTGGATAAGAGGATGAATGATATTGGTGTGGCGCATGTAACGCGGGCATTTGGTGCGGGGCATCCGGAAAGTGGCCATGTATTTCATCTGAATCTTCGAAATCCAGATGGTATACAGTGCAACGTGGAGGAGTGTTCTTTTTTCAAAAACAAATAA